A genomic segment from Gossypium hirsutum isolate 1008001.06 chromosome D04, Gossypium_hirsutum_v2.1, whole genome shotgun sequence encodes:
- the LOC107955147 gene encoding NAD(P)H-quinone oxidoreductase subunit S, chloroplastic, producing the protein MGSSAITLPTLQGSLFQSHFLGKSPITHRPYKPFFSVAKQPKKAFYAKFDLFEILGGRGLCNGEKGIEVELKRNVDEASSVGNTDVESSDSTAISVQDDAFEKEMMGLTGGFPGGEKGLKKFIEENPPPAKQSVSDSVSIARLGKPKSPELPLLMPGMIAIVKNPNNPFYMYCGIVQRITDGKAGVLFEGGNWDRLITFRLDELERREKGPPMKNPKSVVLEALLEKDPK; encoded by the coding sequence ATGGGTTCTTCTGCCATCACTCTCCCAACCCTTCAAGGTTCTCTATTTCAATCTCATTTCCTAGGAAAAAGCCCCATCACCCATCGTCCTTATAAACCATTTTTCTCGGTTGCCAAACAGCCTAAAAAGGCCTTCTATGCCAAGTTTGATCTATTTGAAATCTTGGGAGGTAGGGGGCTCTGCAATGGAGAAAAAGGCATTGAAGTTGAGCTAAAGAGAAACGTGGATGAAGCTTCATCAGTTGGTAACACAGATGTTGAAAGTTCTGACAGCACAGCAATCTCAGTTCAAGATGATGCTTTCGAAAAGGAGATGATGGGGCTAACCGGGGGGTTCCCCGGTGGTGAAAAGGGATTGAAAAAGTTCATTGAGGAAAACCCACCACCGGCGAAGCAATCAGTTTCCGATTCGGTAAGTATTGCTAGGCTTGGGAAGCCAAAATCACCGGAGTTGCCACTGTTAATGCCGGGAATGATCGCGATTGTTAAGAACCCGAACAACCCCTTCTACATGTACTGCGGCATTGTGCAGCGGATCACTGATGGGAAAGCAGGGGTTCTTTTCGAAGGTGGAAACTGGGATAGATTGATCACGTTTCGACTGGACGAGCTTGAACGCAGAGAAAAAGGCCCTCCAATGAAGAATCCAAAGTCTGTTGTTCTTGAAGCTTTGTTAGAAAAGGATCCAAAATGA
- the LOC107955146 gene encoding uncharacterized protein: MAKQMDAAEFWLPPKFLMDDDFVLEKEKLQRSNIGENNPKSLVSVHGFPTEFPYEFDSSSALGSPVESVVGSTETESSDEDEFLAGLTRRLPLSITHKLTVPSFSWDKNEKTGALASSPQSTLSGFVSWSASSNGSPNGPSQVPSPPTTPFGAQNDTWDLIYAAAGQVARRKMSNVASKFINFNHGRLLPKTHNHSFMNNSPSGLYPSLTLSYNLAPTNQTHRRQMKASNWKESLQQQQQLQQTQCRARNNAVGGRSSGTCTRAMFLGGSQSVKRESAGTGVFLPRTYPNNTPAPQKKSGCSTVLVPAKVVQALNLNFADSSSHVQPHLKASFAPNYDALVARRNILLNQTRRNYRAERGLNLPQEWSY, translated from the exons ATGGCTAAGCAGATGGATGCTGCTGAGTTTTGGCTTCCACCCAAGTTTTTAATGGATGATGACTTCGTTTTGGAGAAAGAGAAGCTTCAGAGAAGCAATATTGGCGAAAACAATCCTAAGTCGTTGGTTTCGGTTCATGGTTTCCCAACTGAGTTCCCCTACGAGTTCGACTCTTCCTCTGCTCTCGGCTCTCCTGTTGAGTCCGTTGTTGGGTCTACCGAAACTGAAAGCAGTGACGAGGATGAGTTTCTTGCTGGGCTGACTCGTCGACTCCCTCTCTCAATTACTCATAAACTCACTGTTCCTAGCTTTTCTTGGGACAAAAATGAG AAAACTGGAGCTTTGGCGAGTTCACCCCAGTCAACTCTGAGTGGGTTCGTAAGCTGGTCAGCTTCAAGCAATGGCAGCCCAAATGGTCCTTCCCAAGTCCCTTCTCCACCAACAACTCCTTTCGGTGCCCAAAATGACACTTGGGATCTCATATATGCAGCAGCTGGCCAAGTTGCAAGGCGTAAAATGAGCAATGTAGCCTCCAAATTCATCAACTTCAACCATGGAAGACTCCTTCCCAAGACACACAATCATTCCTTCATGAACAACTCACCCTCTGGGTTGTATCCAAGTCTGACTCTTTCTTATAATCTTGCTCCAACAAATCAg ACTCATAGAAGGCAAATGAAAGCAAGCAACTGGAAAGAATCGCTTCAACAACAACAGCAACTGCAGCAAACCCAGTGTAGAGCAAGGAATAATGCTGTTGGGGGAAGGTCCTCTGGTACTTGCACCAGAGCTATGTTTCTTGGTGGATCTCAAAGTGTTAAAAGAGAGAGTGCTGGAACTGGTGTTTTCTTACCTCGTACATATCCAAACAACACCCCTGCGCCTCAGAAGAAATCAG GTTGCTCAACAGTGCTAGTCCCAGCGAAGGTTGTTCAAGCTTTAAATCTGAATTTTGCTGATTCCAGCAGTCATGTTCAGCCACATCTCAAAGCTAGCTTTGCCCCAAACTATG ATGCTTTGGTTGCCAGAAGAAATATACTATTGAACCAAACAAGGAGAAATTATAGAGCAGAAAGAGGCCTAAATCTTCCCCAGGAGTGGAGCTATTGA